In a single window of the Anabas testudineus chromosome 17, fAnaTes1.2, whole genome shotgun sequence genome:
- the LOC113172392 gene encoding ephrin type-A receptor 4-A-like yields the protein MGPVQPVRRANGEHARFTTAHMAAHLWRIFSTCTWILTLVSSSRTRIYPPNEVTLLDTRTVPGELKWAASPSEGGWEEVSIMDEKNIPIRTYQVCNVLEPNQNNWLRTDWIPRSGAQRVYVEVKFTLRDCNSLPGVTGTCKETFNLYYHESNEDKDSYIKESSFIKVDTVAADESFTQVDVGDRIMKLNTEVRDVKVTNRKGFYLAFQDVGACIALVSVRVFYKTCPLTVRNLATFPDTVTGADTSSLVEVRGSCVNQSEEKEEPKMYCGADGEWLVPIGGCLCNPGYEEKGAACKACSVGFYKAKSTDTGCSKCPPHSHSLREGATVCDCHSGFFRADSDPFSMACTQPPSAPQQLISVVNETSVVLEWAPPRRLGGRSDTSYSLECLICQTGSQAGGHSQTGGKVLSRNHSVSQLEGQHVGLGMQSDQGIVGTEVQSGRGVFQSRPAPGDYPRPGSSSGSTSSSQLCLPCGSDVLFAPGQTGLKTTRVVVSELRAHTHYTFIIHARNGVSQASGAGAAQSVSVTVTTNQAAPSPVSAIQASDVTRHSLLLSWQQPDRPNGVILEYEVKFYEKDQRERSYRIMRTFSRSVDVTGLNPLTVYVFHVRARTAAGYGEFSAPFEFSTNSDPFPLIGEGVNSAFLLLSISGVGILLLISAAVFIISRRRSKYSKTKQDSEEEKHVNPGVKIYVDPFTYEDPDQAIHEFAKEIDVSSIHIERVIGMGEFGEVCSGRLRVQGKREIYVAIKSLKAGYSDKQRRDFLSEASIMGQFDHPNIIRLEGVVTRCKPLMIITEYMENGSLDAFLRKHDGQFTVIQLVGMLRGIASGMKYLSDMSYVHRDLAARNILVNSNLVCKVSDFGLSRVLEDDPEAAYTTREATGTYLSPGGKIPIRWTAPEAISYRKFTTASDVWSYGIVMWEVVSYGERPYWDMNNQDVIKAIEEGYRLPAPMDCPVVLHQLMLDCWERERAERPTFSQILNMLDKLIRNPGTLRRTGGDRPTPTMLDPGVGSEVCVSVVPEVCVPEWSVCVWLQSIGLERYRDTLAAAGYTSLENLLALTHQEMDRLGIITPSHQDILIASVQQEMLSQMQHMQHTMVPV from the exons ATGGGTCCTGTTCAGCCAGTGCGCAGAGCCAACGGAGAGCACGCACGCTTCACCACGGCACACATGGCTGCACATTTATGGCGAATATTTTCCACTTGCACCTGGATATTAACGCTAGTTTCGAGTTCGAGGACGAGGATTTATCCACCTAACGAGG TGACCCTGCTGGACACCAGGACAGTGCCAGGAGAGCTGAAATGGGCAGCCAGTCCTTCAGAGGGAGGG TGGGAAGAGGTGAGCATTATGGATGAGAAGAACATCCCCATCAGAACATACCAGGTGTGTAATGTCCTAGAACCCAATCAAAACAACTGGCTGAGGACGGACTGGATCCCTCGTTCCGGCGCTCAGCGGGTCTACGTAGAAGTCAAGTTTACTCTGAGAGACTGTAACAGCCTGCCAGGGGTCACAGGGACCTGCAAG GAGACATTCAATCTGTATTACCACGAGtcaaatgaagacaaagacagCTACATTAAAGAGAGCAGCTTCATTAAGGTGGACACTGTGGCAGCAGACGAGAGCTTCACCCAG GTGGACGTTGGAGACCGCATTATGAAACTGAACACGGAGGTGCGGGACGTGAAGGTCACAAACCGGAAGGGCTTCTACCTGGCCTTTCAGGATGTCGGTGCCTGTATCGCTTTGGTTTCCGTCAGGGTTTTCTACAAAACCTGCCCGCTCACCGTCCGCAACCTGGCAACCTTTCCTGACACCGTTACTGGGGCTGATACATCCTCGTTAGTGGAGGTCAGGGGGTCTTGTGTTAACCAATCCGAAGAGAAAGAGGAGCCTAAAATGTACTGTGGTGCTGATGGAGAGTGGTTGGTCCCTATTGGCGGATGTCTCTGCAACCCAGGATATGAAGAGAAGGGGGCAGCGTGTAAAG CCTGTTCTGTTGGTTTCTACAAGGCCAAGTCTACAGATACAGGATGCTCGAAGTGTCCTCCACACAGCCACTCGCTCAGAGAGGGAGCGACTGTGTGTGACTGCCACTCTGGATTCTTCCGCGCCGACAGCGACCCCTTCTCCATGGCTTGTACCC AGCCCCCCTCAGCCCCGCAACAGCTCATCTCAGTTGTGAACGAAACATCTGTGGTCTTGGAGTGGGCCCCCCCTCGCCGGCTGGGAGGACGAAGTGACACGAGCTACAGCCTGGAGTGTCTCATCTGCCAAACAGGGAGTCAAGCAGGCGGCCACAGTCAGACTGGTGGTAAAGTCCTCTCCAGGAATCATAGCGTCTCCCAGCTCGAGGGTCAGCACGTTGGCCTCGGGATGCAGTCGGACCAAGGGATTGTGGGAACTGAGGTGCAGTCGGGGAGAGGTGTATTCCAGAGCAGACCAGCACCTGGGGATTACCCAAGACCTGGCTCCAGCTCTGGCTCTACCTCCAGCTCTCAGCTGTGTCTGCCCTGTGGCTCCGATGTGCTCTTCGCCCCCGGCCAGACCGGTCTGAAGACCACCAGGGTGGTGGTGAGCGAGCTGAGGGCCCACACGCACTACACCTTCATCATCCACGCGCGTAATGGGGTCTCCCAGGCCAGCGGTGCAGGGGCAGCCCAGAGcgtgtctgtcactgtcaccacCAACCAAGCTG cCCCGTCCCCGGTGTCAGCCATCCAAGCCAGCGATGTCACGCGCCATAGTTTGTTGTTGTCGTGGCAACAACCGGATCGACCCAACGGGGTCATCCTGGAATACGAGGTCAAGTTCTATGAAAAG gatcagagagagagatcctACCGCATAATGAGGACTTTCTCTCGCAGCGTCGATGTCACAGGTCTCAACCCCCTCACTGTGTACGTGTTTCATGTGCGTGCACGCACGGCTGCTGGGTACGGAGAGTTCAGCGCTCCATTTGAATTCTCCACCAATTCAG ATCCTTTCCCTCTGATTGGAGAAGGTGTTAATTCAgctttcctgctgctgtctaTCAGTGGGGTTGGAATTTTGCTGCTGATATCTGCCGCTGTCTTCATCATCAGCCGCAG GAGAAGCaagtacagtaaaacaaagcagGACTCTGAAGAGGAGAAACATGTTAATCCAG GAGTCAAAATCTATGTGGACCCGTTCACCTACGAGGACCCTGACCAGGCCATCCACGAGTTTGCCAAGGAGATTGATGTTAGCAGTATTCACATTGAGAGAGTTATTGGCATGG GAGAGTTCGGGGAGGTGTGCAGTGGTCGGCTCCGCGTGCAGGGAAAGAGGGAGATCTACGTGGCCATCAAGAGTCTGAAGGCAGGATACTCTGACAAACAGAGGAGGGACTTCCTGTCTGAAGCCTCTATCATGGGACAGTTTGACCATCCCAACATCATCAGGCTGGAGGGTGTCGTCACAAGAT GCAAGCCACTGATGATCATCACAGAATACATGGAGAATGGATCCCTGGATGCTTTTCTTCGT AAACATGACGGCCAGTTCACAGTAATCCAGCTGGTCGGCATGCTGCGTGGCATCGCCTCAGGTATGAAGTACCTGTCAGACATGAGCTACGTTCACAGAGACCTGGCAGCTCGAAACATCCTGGTCAACAGCAACCTGGTGTGTAAGGTGTCTGACTTTGGCCTGAGTCGAGTTCTGGAGGACGACCCAGAGGCTGCCTACACTACAAGG GAGGCCACTGGGACTTATCTTTCCCCTGGAGGAAAGATCCCCATCAGGTGGACGGCTCCAGAGGCCATATCCTACAGGAAGTTTACCACGGCTAGTGATGTGTGGAGTTACGGCATCGTCATGTGGGAGGTGGTTTCTTACGGAGAGAGACCCTACTGGGATATGAACAACCAGGAT GTGATAAAAGCGATCGAAGAGGGCTACCGCCTGCCAGCACCCATGGACTGTCCTGTTGTGTTGCACCAGCTTATGTTGGACTGTTGGGAGCGGGAGCGAGCAGAGAGACCCACCTTCAGCCAGATACTCAACATGCTAGATAAACTCATCCGCAACCCGGGAACTCTGCGTCGGACAGGAGGGGACAG GCCCACACCCACAATGTTGGATCCTGGGGTGGgttcagaggtgtgtgtgtcagtcgTACCGGAGGTGTGTGTTCCCGAGTGgtcggtgtgtgtgtggctgcagtcCATTGGGTTAGAGAGGTACAGAGACACCTTGGCAGCAGCAGGTTACACCAGCCTCGAAAACCTCCTGGCTCTCACACACCA GGAGATGGACAGACTCGGAATAATCACACCGTCACACCAGGACATACTAATTGCCAGTGTGCAGCAAGAAATGTTGTCTCAAATGCAGCACATGCAACACACAATGGTTCCAGTCTGA
- the LOC113171387 gene encoding phosphatidylinositol 4-phosphate 5-kinase type-1 gamma-like isoform X1, with protein MDWSNAQTGEDESTSEAAAAGLCLHLDLEDTDSAKKVPIREMPSPFGAGPAHEKKIGHRRVDASGETTYKKTTSSALKGAIQLGIGYTVGNLSSKPERDVLMQDFYVVESIFFPSEGSNLTPAHHFPDFRFKTYAPVAFRYFRELFGIRPDDYLYSLCNEPLIELTNPGASGSIFYVTRDDEFIIKTVQHKEAEFLQKLLPGYYMNLNQNPRTLLPKFFGLYCVQCGGKNIRVVVMNNILPRSVCMHLKFDLKGSTYKRRASKKEREKSKPTYKDLDFLCDIPDGLTLDQDTYNALVKTLQRDCLVLESFKIMDYSLLLGVHNKSQAEREHQSQGSPAGGGEEKRPAAQRALYSTAMESIQGGSTCRDTLDHDDTMGGIPAVNGKGERLLLFIGIIDILQSYRLIKKLEHSWKSLIHDGDTVSVHKPDFYAERFYQFCSAIVFKKSSSLRSSPSKRGRGTLTKPTAGSSSTGQRPSLSEERQENLDNLENLRGACIFPMLGNNGREPPCTPPSFEDATTASITTTLSSNNSLPTTPFDTPEHPRYRRQMHSPCVARSHKEIVEVHEEKLDTITVEVELSKIPQSTELTQMTEMTSPGHLSPDHQPCVFTSSSLSSTSPSAAYSSSTLPPSFVSSSSTAQSSGQPSYTLCSSICPSTKPLTSPTVAQSSTVFSPVSHSFAQSTLPTPGLKASTLPPASAFTPICPASPHSSTQSSPHHLPSTPPSSVPPSPQMPQPEPRTSCNQLSVSSSHNSLDGEVQVSDIYFYADGRYWVYSPVLGRRKLNSSSSHNQTQEDRSWVYSPLHYGSEPRGGSEGESDTVSVSVTYS; from the exons ATGGACTGGAGCAATGCGCAAACTGGGGAGGACGAGTCCACGAGTGAGGCAGCGGCCGCCGGCCTCTGTCTGCATCTTGACCTGGAGGACACCG ATTCGGCGAAGAAGGTTCCGATAAGAGAG ATGCCGTCGCCTTTCGGAGCAGGCCCAGCCCACGAGAAAAAGATTGGCCACAGGAGGGTAGATGCATCAGGAGAGACAACATACAAGAAA ACCACCTCCTCTGCCTTGAAAGGGGCCATCCAACTGGGCATTGGATATACCGTTGGCAACCTCAGCTCCAAGCCGGAGAGAGATGTGCTGATGCAGGACTTCTATGTGGTCGAAAGCATCTTCTTCCCAAG TGAAGGCAGTAACCTCACGCCAGCTCATCATTTCCCAGACTTTAGGTTTAAAACCTATGCCCCCGTGGCCTTCCGCTACTTCCGGGAGCTGTTTGGAATCCGACCAGATGACTACCTg TACTCATTATGTAATGAGCCACTGATCGAGTTGACAAATCCAGGAGCAAGCGGCTCCATATTCTACGTAACACGTGATGACGAGTTCATCATTAAAACAGTACAACACAAGGAGGCTGAGTTTCTACAGAAACTGCTTCCAGGGTATTATATG AATTTGAACCAGAACCCTCGGACTTTGCTGCCAAAATTTTTTGGCCTCTACTGCGTCCAGTGTGGCGGCAAGAACATCAGAGTTGTTGTGATGAACAATATTTTACCACGCTCTGTATGCATGCATCTCAAATTTGACCTGAAGGGATCCACATACAAGAGGCGAGCTTcgaagaaggaaagagagaagtcTAAACCCACCTACAAAGACCTGGACTTTCTGTGTGACATTCCCGATGGCCTCACCCTGGACCAGGACACATACAATGCTCTGGTCAAAACTCTGCAGCGAGACTGtctg GTTCTGGAGAGTTTTAAGATTATGGACTACAGTTTGTTGCTTGGGGTTCACAACAAGAGccaagcagagagagagcaccAGTCTCAGGGCTCACCTGCAGGAGGTGGCGAGGAAAAGAGGCCTGCAGCCCAGAGGGCCTTGTATTCCACTGCCATGGAGTCTATACAGGGTGGCTCAACATGCAGGGACACGCTGGACCATGATGACAC CATGGGTGGTATTCCCGCTGTTAATGGCAAAGGAGAGCGCCTCCTACTGTTCATCGGAATAATTGACATTCTGCAGTCCTACAG ACTGATTAAGAAACTGGAGCACTCTTGGAAGTCCCTCATCCATGATGGA GACACAGTGTCAGTTCACAAACCTGATTTCTACGCTGAGAGGTTTTACCAATTCTGTAGTGCCATTGTCTTCAAGAAGAGCTCCT CACTGCGATCTTCTCCATCGAAGAGGGGCCGAGGGACTCTCACCAAGCCCACCGCTGGAAGCAGTTCAACGGGGCAGCGTCCCTCGCTGAGTGAGGAGAGGCAGGAAAACCTGGACAACTTGGAGAACCTACGTGGAGCTTGTATCTTCCCCATGCTGGGCAACAATG GGAGAGAGCCGCCCTGCACTCCTCCTTCATTTGAAGATGCCACTACTGCATCTATCACCACCACGCTCTCCTCTAATAACTCCTTACCAACCACCCCGTTTGATACTCCAGAGCACCCTCGCTACAGGAGGCAAATGCATTCACCATGTGTGGCCAG GTCACATAAGGAAATAGTTGAAGTTCATGAGGAAAAGCTGGACACCATAACAGTAGAGGTGGAGCTCAG TAAAATCCCACAGAGCACGGAGCTCACACAGATGACAGAAATGACCTCTCCCGGCCATCTGTCACCTGATCACCAGCCCTGTGTGTTTACTTCAAGCAGTCTTTCCTCCACTAGTCCATCCGCAGCATATTCCTCCTCCacccttcctccttcctttgtgtcttcctcctccactgctCAGTCATCTGGGCAGCCATCCTACACACTTTgttcatccatctgtccatccaccAAACCACTCACCTCTCCCACAGTTGCTCAGTCTTCCACTGTTTTTTCTCCAGTCTCTCATTCATTTGCACAATCCACACTTCCCACACCAGGTCTTAAAGCCTCCACTCTACCTCCTGCCTCAGCATTTACTCCCATCTGCCCCGCATCTCCTCATTCCTCCACACAGAGCTCCCCCCACCATCTTCCCTCGACACCTCCTTCCTCTGTACCTCCGAGCCCTCAGATGCCTCAGCCGGAGCCACGTACATCATGCAACCAGCTGTCTGTGTCAAGCAGCCACAACTCATTGGATGGGGAAGTGCAGGTGTCCGACATCTACTTT TATGCAGATGGCAGATATTGGGTGTACTCTCCAGTTCTTGGCCGTCGTAAGCTAAACTCTAGCTCAAGTCACAAT CAGACTCAGGAGGATCGGAGCTGGGTGTACTCTCCTCTGCACTACGGCTCAGAGCCCAGAGGGGGCTCAGAGGGGGAGAGTGACACAGTGAGTGTTTCCGTGACCTATAGTTAA
- the LOC113171387 gene encoding phosphatidylinositol 4-phosphate 5-kinase type-1 gamma-like isoform X2 yields the protein MDWSNAQTGEDESTSEAAAAGLCLHLDLEDTDSAKKVPIREMPSPFGAGPAHEKKIGHRRVDASGETTYKKTTSSALKGAIQLGIGYTVGNLSSKPERDVLMQDFYVVESIFFPSEGSNLTPAHHFPDFRFKTYAPVAFRYFRELFGIRPDDYLYSLCNEPLIELTNPGASGSIFYVTRDDEFIIKTVQHKEAEFLQKLLPGYYMNLNQNPRTLLPKFFGLYCVQCGGKNIRVVVMNNILPRSVCMHLKFDLKGSTYKRRASKKEREKSKPTYKDLDFLCDIPDGLTLDQDTYNALVKTLQRDCLVLESFKIMDYSLLLGVHNKSQAEREHQSQGSPAGGGEEKRPAAQRALYSTAMESIQGGSTCRDTLDHDDTMGGIPAVNGKGERLLLFIGIIDILQSYRLIKKLEHSWKSLIHDGDTVSVHKPDFYAERFYQFCSAIVFKKSSSLRSSPSKRGRGTLTKPTAGSSSTGQRPSLSEERQENLDNLENLRGACIFPMLGNNGREPPCTPPSFEDATTASITTTLSSNNSLPTTPFDTPEHPRYRRQMHSPCVARSHKEIVEVHEEKLDTITVEVELSKIPQSTELTQMTEMTSPGHLSPDHQPCVFTSSSLSSTSPSAAYSSSTLPPSFVSSSSTAQSSGQPSYTLCSSICPSTKPLTSPTVAQSSTVFSPVSHSFAQSTLPTPGLKASTLPPASAFTPICPASPHSSTQSSPHHLPSTPPSSVPPSPQMPQPEPRTSCNQLSVSSSHNSLDGEVQVSDIYFYADGRYWVYSPVLGRRKLNSSSSHNQTQEDRSWVYSPLHYGSEPRGGSEGESDT from the exons ATGGACTGGAGCAATGCGCAAACTGGGGAGGACGAGTCCACGAGTGAGGCAGCGGCCGCCGGCCTCTGTCTGCATCTTGACCTGGAGGACACCG ATTCGGCGAAGAAGGTTCCGATAAGAGAG ATGCCGTCGCCTTTCGGAGCAGGCCCAGCCCACGAGAAAAAGATTGGCCACAGGAGGGTAGATGCATCAGGAGAGACAACATACAAGAAA ACCACCTCCTCTGCCTTGAAAGGGGCCATCCAACTGGGCATTGGATATACCGTTGGCAACCTCAGCTCCAAGCCGGAGAGAGATGTGCTGATGCAGGACTTCTATGTGGTCGAAAGCATCTTCTTCCCAAG TGAAGGCAGTAACCTCACGCCAGCTCATCATTTCCCAGACTTTAGGTTTAAAACCTATGCCCCCGTGGCCTTCCGCTACTTCCGGGAGCTGTTTGGAATCCGACCAGATGACTACCTg TACTCATTATGTAATGAGCCACTGATCGAGTTGACAAATCCAGGAGCAAGCGGCTCCATATTCTACGTAACACGTGATGACGAGTTCATCATTAAAACAGTACAACACAAGGAGGCTGAGTTTCTACAGAAACTGCTTCCAGGGTATTATATG AATTTGAACCAGAACCCTCGGACTTTGCTGCCAAAATTTTTTGGCCTCTACTGCGTCCAGTGTGGCGGCAAGAACATCAGAGTTGTTGTGATGAACAATATTTTACCACGCTCTGTATGCATGCATCTCAAATTTGACCTGAAGGGATCCACATACAAGAGGCGAGCTTcgaagaaggaaagagagaagtcTAAACCCACCTACAAAGACCTGGACTTTCTGTGTGACATTCCCGATGGCCTCACCCTGGACCAGGACACATACAATGCTCTGGTCAAAACTCTGCAGCGAGACTGtctg GTTCTGGAGAGTTTTAAGATTATGGACTACAGTTTGTTGCTTGGGGTTCACAACAAGAGccaagcagagagagagcaccAGTCTCAGGGCTCACCTGCAGGAGGTGGCGAGGAAAAGAGGCCTGCAGCCCAGAGGGCCTTGTATTCCACTGCCATGGAGTCTATACAGGGTGGCTCAACATGCAGGGACACGCTGGACCATGATGACAC CATGGGTGGTATTCCCGCTGTTAATGGCAAAGGAGAGCGCCTCCTACTGTTCATCGGAATAATTGACATTCTGCAGTCCTACAG ACTGATTAAGAAACTGGAGCACTCTTGGAAGTCCCTCATCCATGATGGA GACACAGTGTCAGTTCACAAACCTGATTTCTACGCTGAGAGGTTTTACCAATTCTGTAGTGCCATTGTCTTCAAGAAGAGCTCCT CACTGCGATCTTCTCCATCGAAGAGGGGCCGAGGGACTCTCACCAAGCCCACCGCTGGAAGCAGTTCAACGGGGCAGCGTCCCTCGCTGAGTGAGGAGAGGCAGGAAAACCTGGACAACTTGGAGAACCTACGTGGAGCTTGTATCTTCCCCATGCTGGGCAACAATG GGAGAGAGCCGCCCTGCACTCCTCCTTCATTTGAAGATGCCACTACTGCATCTATCACCACCACGCTCTCCTCTAATAACTCCTTACCAACCACCCCGTTTGATACTCCAGAGCACCCTCGCTACAGGAGGCAAATGCATTCACCATGTGTGGCCAG GTCACATAAGGAAATAGTTGAAGTTCATGAGGAAAAGCTGGACACCATAACAGTAGAGGTGGAGCTCAG TAAAATCCCACAGAGCACGGAGCTCACACAGATGACAGAAATGACCTCTCCCGGCCATCTGTCACCTGATCACCAGCCCTGTGTGTTTACTTCAAGCAGTCTTTCCTCCACTAGTCCATCCGCAGCATATTCCTCCTCCacccttcctccttcctttgtgtcttcctcctccactgctCAGTCATCTGGGCAGCCATCCTACACACTTTgttcatccatctgtccatccaccAAACCACTCACCTCTCCCACAGTTGCTCAGTCTTCCACTGTTTTTTCTCCAGTCTCTCATTCATTTGCACAATCCACACTTCCCACACCAGGTCTTAAAGCCTCCACTCTACCTCCTGCCTCAGCATTTACTCCCATCTGCCCCGCATCTCCTCATTCCTCCACACAGAGCTCCCCCCACCATCTTCCCTCGACACCTCCTTCCTCTGTACCTCCGAGCCCTCAGATGCCTCAGCCGGAGCCACGTACATCATGCAACCAGCTGTCTGTGTCAAGCAGCCACAACTCATTGGATGGGGAAGTGCAGGTGTCCGACATCTACTTT TATGCAGATGGCAGATATTGGGTGTACTCTCCAGTTCTTGGCCGTCGTAAGCTAAACTCTAGCTCAAGTCACAAT CAGACTCAGGAGGATCGGAGCTGGGTGTACTCTCCTCTGCACTACGGCTCAGAGCCCAGAGGGGGCTCAGAGGGGGAGAGTGACACA TAA